In a genomic window of bacterium:
- a CDS encoding DUF2723 domain-containing protein — protein MRVDRLAFPVVAAIVGFIYWITSGPGIGLVDSGELTTVAYTLGIAHPTGYPLYTILGRVWLFLIPMSPDRAMVVYSAMAGAAACGFLSLAVLRLFSTNGVSLRLSTAMAIILSIGFALSYTAWSSVDFAEVYPLSWLIVAAILWLSVSILTMREISAASLRSSLLVCYLWGLGLGNHLTIVWFIPLLIVVIWRCASRALHPVRLVGMAAAAILLGATTILFLPIRSTLDPVLDWGDPQSLEKLFRHLSAWQYQVWMFTGGLTALLGKLVNHLSQMPREIGWATVILASVGLWRSVSRKLLLGFTLFGIWAVGTAYNLNYDIPDISTYFLVFFCAIFLLAVLGIIHLIEGLDRWGKGRVSHKIVSLLLAASVPIASLAATAKSAVASEDDFAKRFLMEILRTIPDSSLVLQGNWDIQSPFIYYQRIENVRPDIVMLDINLMQRSWYIKEQRRNHPDVFQGINRQVELFMDAVAPFESRQRYDAQRIESAFVEMHNSMIRLQRTHRPVYVRDVEAAGHSGIAASFPKTPGAYFWRITDDPNKSEPVLCADNFIPPSGKISERQRYLLNEAAVSSLLQMQDAYSRRDTIHYFAALASARTLSEGNPRLTKFMRQIEQNWEGNSE, from the coding sequence ATGCGAGTTGATCGCCTTGCTTTCCCGGTCGTTGCCGCAATCGTAGGATTCATCTATTGGATCACGTCCGGACCGGGAATCGGTTTGGTAGACAGCGGCGAACTGACGACGGTGGCATATACGCTGGGGATTGCTCATCCAACCGGCTATCCGTTGTACACGATTCTTGGCCGCGTTTGGCTCTTTCTCATTCCTATGTCTCCGGACCGTGCGATGGTCGTTTATTCCGCCATGGCGGGTGCAGCGGCTTGCGGATTCCTTTCGCTGGCGGTGTTGCGTCTGTTTTCCACTAACGGAGTCTCGCTTCGCCTCAGCACGGCAATGGCAATCATCCTTTCGATAGGCTTTGCCCTCTCGTATACGGCCTGGAGTTCGGTGGACTTCGCCGAAGTGTATCCGCTATCATGGCTTATAGTCGCTGCGATTTTGTGGCTATCCGTTTCGATACTGACGATGCGCGAGATTTCCGCCGCTTCTCTACGGTCATCTCTTCTGGTGTGCTACTTGTGGGGACTTGGACTCGGCAATCATCTCACGATTGTATGGTTTATCCCGTTGCTCATCGTTGTGATTTGGCGGTGTGCGTCCCGTGCCCTGCATCCGGTCCGGTTGGTAGGCATGGCTGCCGCTGCGATACTGCTCGGCGCGACCACGATTCTTTTTCTTCCCATCCGTAGCACGCTCGATCCGGTATTGGATTGGGGCGATCCGCAATCGCTCGAGAAACTCTTTCGACATCTATCGGCATGGCAATATCAGGTATGGATGTTCACCGGAGGATTAACGGCGCTGCTTGGCAAACTCGTGAACCATTTGTCTCAGATGCCCCGTGAGATCGGTTGGGCAACTGTGATTCTGGCTTCGGTCGGTCTGTGGCGGAGCGTCTCGCGAAAGCTGCTGCTGGGTTTTACGCTATTCGGCATTTGGGCCGTTGGGACGGCGTATAATCTGAATTATGACATCCCTGATATCTCAACCTACTTCCTCGTATTCTTCTGCGCCATATTTTTGTTGGCTGTCCTTGGCATAATACACCTGATCGAAGGTCTCGATAGGTGGGGAAAAGGTCGGGTGTCGCATAAAATTGTTTCGCTTCTCCTCGCCGCTTCGGTTCCCATCGCTTCGCTTGCCGCAACGGCTAAATCCGCCGTCGCCAGCGAGGACGATTTCGCCAAACGATTCTTGATGGAAATTCTGCGCACGATTCCCGACAGCTCGCTGGTCCTTCAGGGCAATTGGGACATTCAAAGCCCGTTCATATATTATCAGCGAATCGAGAACGTTCGTCCGGATATTGTGATGCTTGATATCAATCTCATGCAGAGGTCCTGGTATATTAAGGAGCAACGTCGCAATCACCCGGACGTGTTTCAGGGGATCAATCGTCAAGTGGAATTGTTCATGGATGCGGTGGCTCCCTTCGAATCCAGGCAACGCTATGATGCCCAGCGAATCGAAAGCGCGTTCGTGGAAATGCACAACTCGATGATTCGCCTGCAACGAACTCATCGGCCGGTCTATGTGCGGGATGTGGAGGCTGCGGGTCATTCCGGAATCGCCGCCTCATTTCCGAAAACACCGGGAGCCTACTTCTGGCGTATCACCGATGACCCAAATAAGTCGGAACCGGTACTCTGTGCCGACAATTTCATCCCGCCTTCAGGTAAAATCAGCGAGCGCCAAAGATATCTGTTGAATGAAGCCGCGGTGTCGTCACTCTTGCAGATGCAAGATGCGTACTCGCGGCGGGACACGATCCACTATTTCGCCGCCCTTGCGAGTGCAAGAACCTTAAGTGAGGGCAATCCCCGTCTCACGAAATTCATGCGCCAAATCGAACAGAATTGGGAAGGTAATTCCGAGTGA
- a CDS encoding bifunctional 5,10-methylene-tetrahydrofolate dehydrogenase/5,10-methylene-tetrahydrofolate cyclohydrolase, protein MAELIDGRAIAGIIRGEIENDIRLLHEQRGAFPGLAVVLVGDNPASKMYVSAKAKMCEKLGIRSTVETMRAESNEQDLLRFIDRLNQDPSIHGILVQLPLPPQINSQEVIRRIDPQKDVDGLHPHNVGLLCTGQPHFIPCTPYGICELLIRSGVAITGREVVVLGRSNLVGRPLSILLSSKGRYGNATVTVCHSRSANLPEICRRADTLVVAIGRRKFVTGDMVKPGAVVIDVGSHPPSNALEKTCGDVDFESASPVASKITPVPGGVGPMTIAMLMRNATDAAARQCGLDLSHAS, encoded by the coding sequence GTGGCGGAACTCATTGACGGTCGTGCGATCGCCGGAATCATTCGCGGAGAAATCGAAAACGATATTCGCCTGCTCCATGAACAGCGAGGTGCGTTTCCCGGTTTGGCGGTGGTGCTTGTCGGCGATAATCCGGCTTCTAAGATGTACGTATCCGCCAAAGCCAAGATGTGTGAGAAGCTTGGCATTCGATCAACTGTCGAGACGATGCGGGCCGAATCCAATGAGCAAGACCTGCTAAGGTTTATTGATCGCTTGAATCAGGATCCGAGTATCCATGGTATTCTCGTGCAACTCCCGCTCCCGCCTCAGATAAATAGCCAAGAAGTGATCCGTCGAATTGATCCGCAAAAGGACGTGGATGGTCTGCATCCCCACAACGTAGGTCTTCTCTGCACCGGACAACCGCACTTCATTCCCTGCACACCCTATGGGATATGTGAGCTTCTGATTCGATCGGGTGTGGCGATTACGGGTAGGGAAGTCGTGGTACTCGGACGTTCGAATCTTGTGGGAAGACCGCTTTCTATCCTCTTGTCTTCAAAAGGGCGGTATGGAAATGCGACCGTTACGGTATGTCATTCGCGAAGTGCAAACTTGCCCGAGATTTGCAGAAGAGCGGATACGCTTGTCGTAGCCATTGGTCGGCGAAAGTTTGTCACCGGCGACATGGTTAAGCCGGGTGCGGTTGTGATTGATGTGGGAAGTCATCCTCCGTCAAATGCTTTAGAAAAAACCTGCGGCGATGTGGACTTCGAATCCGCGAGTCCCGTCGCATCGAAGATTACACCCGTGCCGGGCGGCGTCGGTCCGATGACGATTGCCATGCTCATGCGCAATGCCACCGATGCCGCGGCGCGACAATGCGGACTCGATTTGAGTCATGCGAGTTGA
- a CDS encoding glycosyltransferase, whose product MDRTKPTLSVVVISWNQFAHIRRLVTELLDQDYETDRYEIIVVDDGSTDGTREWLRSVSNERIRPIFGDRHGGRAASRNRGIKVASGNIVVMIDGDHSVERDFLAIHASRHASERCVIVGKSEFEDHPDSRALNHYLNNGGAAKLSLGSRLPGRYFLTRNCSVPTDLLLEIGLFDERFNVWGGEDLDLGMRLEETATPIYGETRCLAVHHHLRPLHELLRNLLTYGKECLPLLLARHPRLFYELNLDRTFSLLNMRSRYSVFYRGAFRLLMYSPVCFVFRFLVVALRRHHLPRIVFDYLHLRQYTRGYMSYLATAKEKKRSGGTH is encoded by the coding sequence ATGGATCGCACCAAACCGACCCTGAGTGTTGTCGTTATCTCCTGGAACCAGTTTGCTCATATTCGCCGACTCGTGACGGAGCTGCTGGATCAAGACTACGAAACGGATCGCTACGAGATCATCGTTGTTGATGACGGCTCGACGGATGGAACGCGTGAATGGCTTAGATCCGTTTCTAATGAGCGGATTCGTCCTATCTTCGGTGACCGTCACGGAGGGAGGGCGGCCTCACGGAATAGAGGAATTAAGGTCGCCAGCGGAAACATTGTTGTCATGATTGACGGCGATCACAGCGTAGAGCGGGACTTTCTGGCGATCCACGCTTCCCGACACGCGAGCGAGCGCTGTGTCATCGTCGGGAAATCGGAGTTTGAAGATCATCCCGATTCCCGCGCGCTGAACCACTATTTGAACAACGGTGGTGCTGCGAAATTATCGCTCGGATCTCGGCTGCCGGGACGCTACTTCTTGACGCGAAATTGTTCCGTGCCGACGGATCTCCTTCTTGAGATTGGTCTTTTCGACGAACGGTTTAATGTATGGGGTGGGGAGGATCTCGATCTGGGGATGCGATTGGAGGAGACCGCTACGCCAATCTACGGAGAGACGCGATGTCTCGCCGTTCATCATCACCTGCGTCCGTTGCATGAGCTGCTGCGTAATCTTCTTACGTATGGTAAAGAATGCCTGCCGCTCCTGCTTGCACGGCATCCGCGCCTTTTCTACGAACTGAATCTGGACCGCACGTTTTCACTTCTGAACATGCGATCAAGATATTCTGTTTTCTATCGAGGTGCATTTCGACTCCTCATGTATTCGCCGGTTTGCTTTGTATTCCGTTTCTTGGTCGTTGCGTTGCGACGTCACCATTTGCCGCGCATCGTCTTCGACTATCTTCATCTGCGACAATACACGCGTGGCTATATGAGCTATTTGGCAACAGCGAAGGAGAAGAAGCGCAGTGGCGGAACTCATTGA
- a CDS encoding glycosyltransferase — MKFLYIAAEHVSGTLALFREEHRRRGDECRFVTFWHSRWDFPDDICLNLPFMPDRSWVRGLRDSLRALRPSELQPSHEMPYWRPGNVERSLFALRDSFIWPRIERAIHKFDLNSFDVIQLDGGLDFTRDARFARQAIRRGKHVACFYHGSDLRTRGIIPAVDEIAELRLTSEWDLLDFDSRLRYLYLPFDTSAYPEREYRFHHPVRICHASRNPHKGTSFVEAAVAELKKRYEVELIMLRDLSHDEALRHKYECDIFVDQLTNAGGWGYGMSSVEALAMGMPVVTNIPENMMKRLGENPFVHAATDDLSEVLEELLNSETMCGNLAKVGRQWVCERHDVRAVGDQLYSFYQELGWIAPNRP; from the coding sequence ATGAAGTTTCTCTACATTGCCGCGGAACATGTTTCCGGTACGCTTGCCCTGTTTCGCGAAGAGCACCGGCGACGCGGCGACGAGTGCCGTTTCGTAACGTTCTGGCACAGTCGTTGGGATTTTCCCGATGACATCTGCTTGAACCTGCCCTTCATGCCGGATCGGTCATGGGTGCGTGGCCTGCGCGATTCACTGCGGGCGTTGCGACCAAGCGAGCTGCAACCAAGCCATGAAATGCCCTATTGGCGGCCGGGCAATGTGGAACGTAGCCTTTTTGCATTGCGCGATTCGTTCATATGGCCGCGGATCGAACGCGCCATTCACAAGTTCGATCTCAACTCATTCGACGTGATCCAACTCGATGGCGGGCTCGATTTTACGAGGGATGCGCGATTTGCGAGGCAAGCCATCCGACGCGGCAAACACGTTGCCTGCTTCTACCACGGATCCGACTTGCGTACTCGTGGCATTATTCCGGCGGTGGATGAGATCGCTGAATTGCGCCTGACGAGCGAATGGGATCTTTTGGATTTCGATTCGCGTCTCCGTTATCTCTATCTGCCGTTTGATACGTCGGCGTATCCGGAGCGAGAGTATCGGTTTCATCATCCGGTGCGGATCTGCCATGCGTCGCGTAATCCCCATAAGGGCACTTCTTTCGTGGAAGCGGCCGTAGCGGAGTTGAAAAAACGCTATGAAGTGGAACTGATTATGCTTCGTGATCTGTCGCATGATGAAGCGCTTCGTCACAAATATGAGTGCGATATTTTCGTTGACCAATTGACGAACGCGGGCGGCTGGGGTTATGGAATGAGTTCCGTTGAAGCGCTGGCGATGGGAATGCCGGTAGTGACGAACATCCCCGAGAACATGATGAAGCGTTTGGGCGAGAATCCGTTCGTTCACGCCGCGACCGATGATCTTTCCGAAGTTCTCGAGGAACTCCTGAACAGCGAGACAATGTGCGGAAACTTGGCTAAAGTCGGCCGGCAGTGGGTGTGCGAGCGCCATGACGTCCGCGCCGTGGGAGATCAACTCTACAGCTTCTATCAGGAATTGGGATGGATCGCACCAAACCGACCCTGA
- a CDS encoding oligosaccharide flippase family protein produces the protein MLEQLKRLTRDSVVYGVGHIATRLLTFLLLPYYSFRLTPAEYGELTLYFMFMAVAQTFFIYGLDIAYLRYFTLSKESEQRRRITGTALCVSLLTSVLLTGMVLGFAETIGRLVVQVPTQPENVSFLIRLCAGILLFDTLATFPFLLLRGTLRPYHFAGVKLLNVCVNIGLNIWFVGYLHLSILGVLYANVIASAMTLGVLLPFFRGRVTWKIDRRILGEMVKFGLPNVPTYLFVMVIELADRKILELYRGLEEAGLYSAGYKLGMFMAVVTGAFRFAWQPFFLSNADREDAPRLFARVLTYYLLVTGVLLLVLAFFVDLIVKTPWPGIGCILAPSYWPGLAVFPIILLAHIFDGIYANLMVGVYLKKLTARLPLVTGIAAAVTIGLNLLLIPRYGMMAAAWVTLLAFILEAFGLWLVVRRAYVVPYEWTRIAKMVLVFAVLYALSQLPPFETPLMRLLLVISLPIALYAVAFFDEREKHHLRKMFARG, from the coding sequence TTGCTCGAACAACTGAAGCGACTAACGCGCGACTCAGTCGTCTATGGCGTGGGACACATCGCCACTCGTCTGCTCACGTTCCTCCTCTTGCCGTACTACAGCTTCCGGCTGACGCCTGCCGAGTACGGGGAGCTCACGCTTTATTTCATGTTCATGGCGGTCGCCCAGACCTTCTTCATCTATGGTCTGGACATCGCATATCTTCGCTATTTCACACTCTCAAAAGAGTCTGAACAGCGCCGGAGGATCACGGGAACGGCGCTCTGTGTTTCGCTTCTGACGAGCGTGCTTCTGACGGGTATGGTTCTCGGTTTCGCGGAGACCATCGGTCGTCTCGTCGTGCAGGTGCCGACTCAACCGGAGAACGTCTCGTTTCTGATTCGACTGTGCGCAGGTATTCTGCTCTTTGACACGCTGGCCACGTTTCCTTTTCTTCTGCTGCGCGGAACGCTCCGCCCCTATCACTTCGCGGGCGTCAAGCTGCTGAACGTATGTGTGAATATCGGACTGAACATTTGGTTTGTTGGATACCTGCACCTCTCGATCTTGGGCGTTCTGTACGCGAATGTCATCGCGAGCGCAATGACGCTGGGGGTATTGCTGCCTTTCTTTCGGGGCCGCGTGACCTGGAAAATTGATCGTCGTATTCTCGGTGAAATGGTGAAATTCGGTCTTCCCAACGTCCCGACCTACCTTTTCGTTATGGTCATAGAACTTGCCGATCGAAAGATTCTTGAATTGTATCGTGGTTTGGAAGAGGCGGGCCTTTACAGCGCGGGATATAAACTGGGAATGTTCATGGCCGTCGTGACGGGCGCATTTCGATTTGCCTGGCAACCCTTTTTTCTTTCAAACGCCGACCGTGAGGATGCCCCACGACTCTTTGCCCGAGTTCTCACGTACTACCTTCTCGTAACCGGTGTCTTGCTCCTTGTCTTGGCGTTCTTCGTTGATCTGATCGTGAAAACACCCTGGCCCGGAATCGGTTGTATTCTCGCGCCCTCCTATTGGCCCGGACTTGCCGTATTTCCGATCATCTTACTGGCGCATATTTTTGACGGCATATATGCAAATCTCATGGTCGGCGTGTATCTGAAAAAGCTGACGGCAAGACTGCCGCTGGTTACCGGAATCGCGGCGGCCGTAACCATTGGCCTGAATCTGCTTCTCATCCCGCGTTATGGAATGATGGCGGCCGCCTGGGTCACGCTTCTGGCGTTTATTCTGGAGGCTTTCGGTCTTTGGCTGGTCGTTCGCCGGGCTTACGTTGTTCCCTATGAATGGACGCGAATCGCAAAGATGGTTCTTGTTTTCGCGGTACTATATGCACTTTCCCAGTTGCCGCCGTTTGAAACGCCGCTTATGCGACTGTTGCTCGTGATATCGTTGCCGATTGCGCTTTATGCTGTCGCATTTTTCGATGAGCGGGAGAAGCATCACTTGCGAAAGATGTTTGCTCGCGGATGA
- the selB gene encoding selenocysteine-specific translation elongation factor, producing MARVIVGTAGHIDHGKSALVRALTGTDPDRLPEEKRRGITLDLGYAFLDDVAAIIDVPGHERLIRNMVAGAATVDFALLVVAADDGVMPQTREHLSILALLGVRYGAITVTKVDGVADDWIELVEEQIYDTVRGTFLESAPLYRVDSLSGRGVPEFRERLMTTLRSLPARPERGVFRLPMDRVFTIRGRGTVVTGTIISGEVHKDARLAVMPGGFDIRVKRLETQGGEADLLRAGQRAALNLIGQTEHLARGGMLTIPDALLETSCVRVAIDLLPKADTLKDRQRIRFLIGTHEAIGRLQLIERMDKRRYYANVLLESEIVTAWGDRFVLRRYSPLETLGGGTVLEPTPPPFRARTRESEAALARSLHTESLADAIGSLLKGRGLYGLEHRVATKIFAISRSELNEILTELPQPDRPVEVGEYLLLRSRVAELRLNVVNRVNTLHDHRPDSPGFSRSDLFQMELARLPDTIRDFLLTELVRDGKLVQESALYRATDRGMTLRPDQQELSEDVLDLLRQGAFAPPSALAIAETLKKPREQIEKALVLLDRMGKCRRLGNDLFFTTEQFDDAIAQIRKTILQGVHLTVSEAARLLGSSRKFVVPFLEHLDGIGITQRVGNVRVAGRTARDV from the coding sequence ATGGCTCGAGTGATTGTCGGTACGGCCGGTCACATTGACCATGGCAAATCCGCGCTCGTTCGGGCCCTCACCGGAACCGATCCTGACCGGCTGCCGGAAGAGAAGCGTCGTGGAATCACCTTGGATCTGGGCTATGCCTTCCTCGACGATGTGGCGGCCATCATTGATGTGCCTGGGCACGAGCGACTCATCCGCAATATGGTGGCGGGCGCGGCTACGGTGGATTTTGCTCTGCTCGTGGTGGCGGCCGATGACGGGGTCATGCCGCAAACCCGTGAACACCTCTCGATTCTCGCTTTGCTCGGTGTGCGTTACGGTGCGATTACGGTCACGAAGGTGGATGGTGTCGCTGACGACTGGATTGAGCTTGTGGAAGAGCAGATTTATGACACGGTCCGCGGAACGTTTCTGGAGTCGGCGCCGCTCTATCGAGTAGATTCCTTGTCGGGCCGTGGTGTGCCCGAATTTCGCGAGCGCTTGATGACCACGCTCCGCTCGTTGCCGGCGCGGCCCGAGCGTGGCGTTTTTCGTCTCCCGATGGATCGGGTTTTCACCATCCGGGGACGCGGAACTGTCGTGACCGGCACAATCATTTCCGGTGAAGTCCACAAAGATGCCCGCCTCGCGGTGATGCCCGGCGGGTTTGATATTCGTGTCAAGCGTCTCGAAACGCAGGGCGGAGAAGCCGACCTTCTGCGGGCCGGACAACGTGCCGCCCTCAATCTGATCGGTCAGACCGAGCACCTTGCGCGGGGCGGGATGCTGACGATCCCGGATGCCCTGCTCGAGACGAGTTGTGTGAGAGTGGCTATTGACTTGCTGCCCAAAGCGGATACTCTGAAAGATCGTCAGCGCATCCGTTTCCTGATCGGTACGCACGAAGCGATTGGTCGTCTTCAGCTCATCGAGCGAATGGACAAACGACGTTATTATGCCAATGTGCTCCTCGAATCGGAAATCGTGACCGCTTGGGGAGATCGTTTTGTTTTAAGGAGATACTCGCCCCTTGAGACGTTGGGAGGTGGCACGGTTCTGGAACCGACGCCGCCGCCGTTTCGAGCACGCACTCGCGAGAGCGAGGCGGCCCTCGCCCGGAGTTTGCACACGGAATCCCTCGCCGATGCCATCGGTTCGCTGCTAAAAGGACGCGGACTGTACGGTCTGGAACACCGTGTTGCAACAAAGATTTTCGCGATATCCCGATCCGAGCTGAATGAGATACTTACCGAGCTTCCCCAACCCGATCGGCCGGTTGAGGTCGGCGAGTACCTGCTGCTCCGATCCCGTGTGGCCGAATTGCGCTTGAATGTCGTGAACCGAGTGAACACGCTCCATGACCATCGGCCCGACAGTCCCGGCTTCTCGCGAAGTGATCTCTTTCAGATGGAACTCGCACGCCTTCCCGACACAATACGTGATTTCCTCTTGACGGAACTTGTCAGGGATGGCAAATTGGTACAGGAGTCGGCCCTCTACCGAGCGACCGACCGCGGTATGACGTTGCGTCCCGACCAGCAAGAGTTGAGCGAAGATGTTCTGGATTTGCTCCGGCAAGGAGCCTTCGCGCCGCCTTCGGCGCTGGCCATCGCCGAGACGCTGAAAAAACCGCGCGAGCAGATTGAGAAAGCGCTCGTGCTGCTCGACCGAATGGGAAAATGTCGGCGACTCGGTAACGATCTCTTCTTTACGACGGAACAATTCGACGACGCCATTGCGCAGATTCGTAAAACGATTCTGCAGGGAGTTCACCTCACGGTTTCGGAGGCGGCCCGACTGCTTGGATCATCACGCAAGTTTGTCGTTCCGTTTCTCGAGCACTTGGATGGTATAGGTATTACCCAGCGGGTTGGCAACGTTCGCGTGGCGGGCCGTACGGCGCGAGATGTCTGA
- a CDS encoding slipin family protein: protein MLPLYIFVVVFLLFILISAVRILNEYERGVIFRLGRCIGVKGPGLILLIPIADRMVKVSLRTVVFDVPTQDVITRDNVSLQVNAVVYFRVLDPEKAIIEVENYLFATSQLSQTTLRSVLGQVELDELLAKRDKINDQLQTIIDQSTEPWGIKVALVEVKHVDLPQEMKRAMARQAEAERERRAKIIAAEGERQAADQLTAAAAIIERHPVAIQLRFLQTLVEVASENNTTTIFPVPIDLLAPILKRGTEEPRQPTGTNLV, encoded by the coding sequence ATGCTTCCGCTGTACATATTTGTTGTCGTCTTCCTTCTGTTCATCCTGATCTCCGCAGTTCGCATCCTGAATGAGTACGAACGTGGCGTGATCTTCCGTTTGGGACGCTGTATCGGCGTCAAGGGACCCGGGCTGATCCTGTTGATTCCCATCGCCGATCGCATGGTCAAAGTCAGTCTGCGTACCGTCGTTTTCGATGTCCCTACGCAGGATGTAATCACCCGCGACAACGTCTCGCTGCAGGTCAACGCGGTCGTGTACTTCCGCGTCTTGGATCCGGAGAAGGCGATCATCGAGGTGGAAAACTACCTGTTTGCCACCAGTCAGCTCTCGCAAACGACGTTGCGGAGTGTTCTCGGTCAGGTGGAATTGGACGAGCTGTTGGCCAAACGCGATAAAATCAACGATCAACTCCAAACGATCATTGATCAGTCAACCGAGCCGTGGGGCATCAAGGTCGCGCTGGTCGAAGTTAAACACGTGGATTTGCCTCAGGAGATGAAGCGGGCGATGGCTCGTCAGGCCGAAGCCGAACGTGAGCGGCGAGCCAAGATTATCGCCGCTGAAGGTGAACGTCAGGCCGCCGATCAACTCACCGCCGCCGCCGCCATCATCGAGCGCCACCCGGTGGCGATCCAGCTTCGCTTTCTCCAGACGCTGGTTGAGGTGGCGTCCGAAAATAACACGACAACAATATTCCCGGTACCGATAGATCTTCTGGCTCCTATTCTGAAGCGCGGCACCGAAGAGCCGCGCCAACCAACAGGGACGAATTTAGTGTGA
- a CDS encoding nodulation protein NfeD yields MRTTLIVSLFCLTAVARIATASHVEWLTLDGAIGPVAYEMIGEALKKAEEQHAEALVIELDTPGGLLSSTRLICKDILAAKVPVVVYVAPSGARAGSAGVFITLAAHFAVMAHGTNIGAAHPVGIGGIGGGDTSKVMSDKATNDAAAFARTLAEHNGRNVEWAERAVRESISATESEALALGVIDTISSSPDSLLLFLDGRVISIDGISDTLHTAGAEIRRTSMGLRLKILSVIADPNIAYIFLLLGIYGLFFELYNPGAILPGVVGSLSLILAFYSLHLLPLNWAGLLLIFLSIILFILEIKVTSYGLLSVGGIVAMILGSLMLFEPVKTGVHVGLELIIPASIITALFFVFVVGMGLRAQSRKVTTGKEGLVGEIGTVATALAPKGKIQIHGEWWDAMSARELAPGTQVRVVGIEGMILKVEPVDRPENPAS; encoded by the coding sequence ATGCGCACTACTCTGATCGTCTCCCTATTCTGCCTGACCGCGGTCGCGAGAATCGCGACGGCATCTCACGTGGAGTGGCTGACTCTGGATGGCGCCATCGGACCGGTGGCCTACGAAATGATCGGCGAAGCCCTGAAGAAGGCGGAGGAACAACACGCCGAAGCCCTCGTGATCGAACTCGATACGCCGGGAGGTCTGCTGTCCTCGACTCGCCTGATCTGCAAAGACATCTTGGCTGCTAAGGTGCCAGTCGTGGTGTACGTAGCTCCCTCTGGGGCGCGAGCGGGTTCGGCAGGGGTCTTTATCACTCTCGCCGCCCACTTTGCCGTGATGGCGCATGGAACCAATATCGGCGCTGCGCATCCCGTCGGAATCGGCGGGATTGGCGGCGGCGATACCTCGAAAGTCATGTCCGACAAAGCCACCAATGACGCCGCCGCCTTTGCCAGGACGTTGGCGGAACACAACGGGCGTAACGTCGAATGGGCCGAACGAGCCGTTCGCGAGAGCATTTCGGCCACCGAATCGGAAGCTCTCGCGTTGGGAGTTATCGACACGATCTCGAGTTCTCCGGACAGTCTGCTCCTCTTTCTGGACGGCCGTGTCATATCAATTGATGGTATCTCTGACACATTGCATACGGCGGGAGCGGAAATCCGCCGCACGTCAATGGGCCTCCGGCTCAAGATTCTCAGCGTAATTGCCGATCCTAATATTGCATACATCTTCTTGTTATTGGGGATTTACGGCCTGTTCTTCGAGCTCTACAATCCGGGTGCGATCCTCCCCGGAGTTGTCGGGAGCTTGTCGCTGATTCTGGCGTTTTACAGTCTTCATTTGTTGCCGTTGAATTGGGCCGGATTGTTGCTCATCTTCCTGAGCATCATCTTGTTCATCCTCGAAATCAAGGTCACCAGCTACGGCCTGCTTAGCGTGGGTGGCATAGTCGCGATGATCCTCGGATCACTTATGCTCTTTGAACCTGTGAAAACGGGAGTGCACGTGGGTCTCGAACTTATTATTCCGGCGTCCATCATTACCGCGCTGTTTTTCGTGTTTGTGGTGGGAATGGGTCTCAGAGCTCAAAGCCGCAAGGTGACTACCGGCAAAGAGGGATTGGTGGGCGAGATCGGGACGGTCGCCACAGCTCTGGCTCCCAAAGGCAAGATTCAGATTCACGGCGAATGGTGGGACGCCATGTCCGCGCGTGAGCTTGCACCCGGTACGCAAGTTCGCGTTGTGGGAATCGAAGGCATGATTCTGAAAGTCGAACCGGTGGATCGGCCAGAAAACCCGGCGTCGTAA